Proteins from a single region of Syngnathus scovelli strain Florida chromosome 7, RoL_Ssco_1.2, whole genome shotgun sequence:
- the LOC125972156 gene encoding gap junction delta-2 protein: MGEWTILERLLEAAVQQHSTMIGRILLTVVVIFRILIVAIVGETVYEDEQTMFICNTLQPGCNQACYDKAFPISHIRYWVFQIILVCTPSLCFITYSVHQSAKQRDRRYSFLYPIMERDYGGRDGARKLRNINGILVQHGGDGGGGKEEPDCLEVKEIPNAPRGLTHSKSSKVRRQEGISRFYIIQVVFRNALEIGFLAGQYFLYGFSVPGIFECDRYPCLKEVECYVSRPTEKTVFLVFMFAVSGICVVLNLAELNHLGWRKIKAAIRGVQARRKSICEIRKKDMAHLSQPPNLGRTQSSESAYV, translated from the exons ATGGGAGAATGGACCATCCTCGAGCGCCTCTTGGAGGCCGCCGTGCAGCAGCACTCTACTATGATAGGAAG GATCCTGCTGACGGTGGTTGTGATCTTCCGCATCCTGATCGTGGCTATTGTAGGCGAGACGGTGTATGAGGACGAGCAGACCATGTTCATCTGTAACACCCTGCAGCCGGGCTGCAACCAGGCATGCTATGACAAGGCCTTTCCTATTTCCCACATCCGCTACTGGGTATTCCAGATCATACTGGTGTGCACACCCAGCCTGTGCTTCATAACCTACTCCGTCCACCAGTCGGCCAAACAGAGGGACCGACGCTACTCGTTTCTTTATCCCATAATGGAGCGGGACTACGGGGGAAGGGATGGGGCGCGAAAACTCCGCAACATTAATGGGATTTTAGTTCAGCACGGTGGCGACGGTGGCGGAGGGAAGGAAGAACCTGATTGCTTGGAAGTCAAGGAGATCCCCAATGCCCCACGAGGCCTCACGCACAGCAAAAGCTCCAAAGTACGTCGACAAGAAGGGATCTCACGCTTTTACATCATTCAAGTGGTGTTCAGAAACGCACTGGAGATTGGGTTTTTGGCCGGCCAATACTTCCTCTATGGCTTTAGCGTGCCTGGGATTTTCGAATGTGACCGCTACCCGTGTCTGAAGGAGGTGGAGTGCTATGTGTCCAGGCCTACGGAAAAAACGGTTTTCCTGGTCTTCATGTTTGCCGTGAGCGGCATTTGCGTGGTGCTCAACCTGGCCGAGCTCAACCATCTGGGTTGGCGCAAGATTAAAGCGGCCATCAGGGGCGTCCAAGCCCGCAGGAAATCCATTTGTGAGATCAGGAAGAAAGACATGGCGCATCTGTCCCAACCGCCCAACCTGGGGCGCACACAGTCCAGTGAGTCAGCCTACGTCTGA